From the Vibrio alginolyticus NBRC 15630 = ATCC 17749 genome, one window contains:
- a CDS encoding flavin prenyltransferase UbiX, which yields MQNKTQPSHKKAITLALTGASGAPYGLRLLECLVAADYHVYVLISSAARVVMATEHNLKLPSGPEAAKQALVEHLNCNPNNITVCGKDDWFSPVASGSAAPKQMVVCPCSAGSVAAIAHGMSDNLIERAADVVMKERGQLLLVVRETPFSTLHLENMHKLSQMGVTIMPAAPGFYHQPKSIEDLVDFMVARILDHLGIEQGLVPRWGYDQRS from the coding sequence ATGCAAAACAAAACACAACCCTCTCACAAAAAAGCCATCACGTTGGCATTAACGGGGGCTTCTGGTGCTCCCTACGGCCTTCGTCTTTTAGAATGCTTGGTTGCGGCGGATTATCATGTCTACGTTCTGATTTCTTCGGCGGCTCGTGTCGTGATGGCAACCGAACACAACCTTAAGCTGCCAAGTGGGCCAGAAGCCGCAAAGCAAGCGTTGGTAGAGCACCTGAACTGCAATCCAAATAACATCACCGTTTGCGGTAAAGACGATTGGTTCTCGCCGGTTGCGTCTGGTTCTGCTGCACCTAAGCAAATGGTGGTTTGCCCATGCTCAGCAGGAAGCGTTGCGGCCATAGCACACGGTATGTCGGACAACTTGATCGAACGGGCCGCTGATGTAGTAATGAAAGAGCGCGGGCAGCTGTTGCTCGTGGTTCGCGAAACACCATTTTCAACGCTACATCTGGAGAACATGCACAAACTGTCGCAAATGGGCGTCACCATCATGCCAGCAGCTCCGGGCTTCTACCATCAGCCAAAGAGCATTGAAGACTTAGTGGATTTTATGGTGGCAAGAATTCTTGACCACTTAGGTATTGAGCAAGGTTTGGTGCCTCGTTGGGGTTATGACCAGCGCTCGTGA